From Nonomuraea helvata, a single genomic window includes:
- a CDS encoding sugar ABC transporter ATP-binding protein yields the protein MMARPVVELRGVSKAFGSVQALSDVSLRLLPGQVHCLAGENGAGKSTLIRVLTGALRRDSGSYEIDGRPVTAPTPASLRTAGVQAVYQELSLLPHLSVAENLFMGRLPARTGIIARSRLQSQARKALDEIGLTELSPQAIVERLPAATRQLVEIAKVLTAESVKVIVFDEPTTALTEAESERLLQHILRLRERGLAMLYVTHRLEEMFEIGDWVTVLRDGGLSEAGPISDYDEDRLITAMVGREISSLYPETHRHAGTPALRVRGLRRFDRSPSIDLHVGAGEILGIGGLLGAGRSGLLLSVFGAAPIVAGQLEVAGRPVKPSGPRAMMNAGVGLLTEDRKVLGLLPELSIRENVTIASLRSGSRRGLLPGREQAEEADRLLDSLRLRAGSYDQPVSTLSGGNQQKVLLARWLLTKPKVLMFDEPTKGIDVGAKGELYTVIGDLAASGLGIIVVSSYLPELLGLADRILVLRDGAVAGELPGSATEEDVLRLASGSGGGEPPAAPPGDQGGTGRDA from the coding sequence ATGATGGCGCGTCCGGTCGTCGAGCTGCGCGGCGTCTCCAAGGCGTTCGGCTCCGTCCAGGCGCTCAGCGACGTCTCGCTCCGCCTGCTGCCCGGCCAGGTGCACTGCCTCGCCGGGGAGAACGGCGCGGGCAAGTCGACCCTGATCCGGGTGCTGACGGGCGCGCTGCGCCGCGACAGCGGCAGCTACGAGATCGACGGCCGGCCGGTCACCGCGCCGACCCCGGCATCACTCCGTACGGCCGGTGTCCAGGCCGTCTACCAGGAGCTCAGCCTGCTGCCCCACCTGTCGGTCGCGGAGAACCTGTTCATGGGCCGCCTTCCGGCCCGCACCGGGATCATCGCCAGGAGCCGGCTGCAGTCCCAGGCCAGGAAGGCCCTCGACGAGATCGGCCTGACGGAGCTCAGCCCGCAGGCGATCGTCGAACGGCTCCCGGCGGCCACGCGCCAGCTCGTGGAGATCGCCAAGGTGCTGACCGCGGAGTCCGTCAAAGTGATCGTCTTCGACGAGCCGACCACGGCGCTCACCGAGGCGGAGTCGGAGCGGCTGCTCCAGCACATCCTGCGGCTGCGCGAGCGCGGCCTGGCGATGCTCTACGTGACCCACCGGCTTGAGGAGATGTTCGAGATCGGCGACTGGGTGACCGTCCTGCGGGACGGGGGCCTGTCCGAGGCCGGGCCGATCAGCGACTACGACGAGGACCGGCTGATCACCGCCATGGTCGGCCGGGAGATCAGCTCCCTGTATCCGGAGACCCACCGGCACGCGGGAACGCCCGCGCTGCGGGTCCGGGGGCTGCGCCGGTTCGACCGCTCGCCGAGCATCGACCTGCACGTCGGGGCCGGGGAGATCCTCGGCATCGGGGGACTGCTGGGGGCGGGACGGAGCGGGCTGCTGCTGTCCGTCTTCGGCGCCGCTCCCATCGTGGCCGGGCAGCTGGAGGTCGCGGGCAGGCCGGTGAAACCGTCCGGACCGCGCGCGATGATGAACGCCGGGGTGGGGCTCCTCACCGAGGACCGCAAGGTGCTGGGGCTGCTGCCGGAGCTGTCGATCCGGGAGAACGTCACCATCGCGAGCCTGCGCAGCGGCTCCCGCCGTGGTCTCCTGCCCGGCCGCGAACAGGCCGAGGAGGCCGACCGGCTGCTCGACAGCCTGCGGCTGCGCGCCGGTTCGTACGACCAGCCGGTCTCGACGCTGTCCGGCGGCAACCAGCAGAAGGTGCTGCTCGCCCGATGGCTGCTCACCAAGCCGAAGGTGCTGATGTTCGACGAGCCCACGAAGGGCATCGACGTCGGGGCCAAGGGCGAGCTCTACACCGTCATCGGTGACCTGGCGGCGAGCGGGCTGGGGATCATCGTGGTGTCGTCGTACCTCCCCGAGCTGCTGGGACTCGCCGATCGCATCCTGGTGCTGCGGGACGGGGCGGTCGCGGGCGAGCTGCCCGGGTCCGCCACCGAGGAGGACGTGCTGCGCCTGGCGAGCGGCAGCGGAGGCGGCGAGCCCCCGGCCGCTCCTCCGGGCGATCAGGGAGGGACGGGCCGAGATGCCTAG
- a CDS encoding ABC transporter permease — translation MPRLIWREPIETTTITSRPPGGAADDAAAQAPGARPRVITLGDIAGRESGGLVVLLVAIGALTLASDEFLTGNNLANLARQVAIFAIIAVGQLLVILTAGIDLSVGSVLGLAGASTAQFLVAGVPIVPSILLGVGIGTGLGIVNGLLVTRALLPPFIATLGMLGIARGMVLLSTDAQTIQGVPDAFQTIANGTVLGIPNLLIIAAVVTAVVWFVLTRTVFGRYIYAVGSIPESARLAGVPVRMVTISVYMISGLLAGLGGVLLASRLGAGIPTAGTGFELSAIAACVIGGASLFGAKGSAIGAATGALIMGVLNNGGNLLAINAFYLQIAIGVLILVAVGFDQLNTRRSAAGG, via the coding sequence ATGCCTAGGCTGATCTGGCGTGAGCCGATCGAGACCACGACGATCACCAGCAGGCCGCCCGGCGGCGCGGCGGACGACGCGGCGGCGCAGGCGCCCGGCGCGAGGCCCCGGGTCATCACGCTCGGGGACATCGCCGGACGGGAGAGCGGCGGCCTGGTCGTGCTGCTCGTGGCGATCGGCGCCCTCACGCTCGCCAGCGACGAATTCCTCACCGGCAACAACCTGGCCAACCTCGCCCGCCAGGTCGCCATCTTCGCGATCATCGCGGTCGGCCAGCTCCTGGTCATCCTGACGGCCGGGATCGACCTGTCGGTCGGGTCGGTCCTCGGCCTGGCAGGAGCCTCCACCGCGCAGTTCCTGGTCGCCGGCGTGCCGATCGTGCCGTCGATCCTGCTCGGCGTGGGGATCGGCACCGGGCTCGGGATCGTCAACGGCCTGCTGGTGACCCGGGCCCTGCTGCCGCCGTTCATCGCGACCCTGGGCATGCTCGGCATCGCCCGCGGAATGGTCCTGCTCAGCACCGACGCGCAGACCATCCAGGGTGTGCCGGACGCGTTCCAGACCATCGCCAACGGCACGGTCCTGGGCATCCCGAACCTGCTCATCATCGCCGCCGTGGTCACCGCCGTGGTGTGGTTCGTGCTCACCCGGACGGTCTTCGGCCGCTACATCTACGCCGTCGGCTCCATCCCGGAGTCGGCCCGCCTCGCCGGCGTCCCCGTCCGCATGGTGACGATCTCGGTCTACATGATCTCGGGCCTGCTCGCCGGCCTCGGCGGGGTGCTGCTCGCCTCCCGCCTGGGAGCGGGCATCCCCACCGCCGGCACCGGCTTCGAGCTCAGCGCGATCGCCGCCTGCGTCATCGGCGGCGCCAGCCTCTTCGGCGCGAAAGGCAGCGCGATCGGCGCCGCCACCGGAGCGCTGATCATGGGCGTGCTCAACAACGGCGGCAACCTCCTGGCGATCAACGCCTTCTACCTCCAGATCGCCATCGGCGTGCTCATCCTCGTCGCGGTCGGGTTCGACCAGCTGAACACCCGCCGGTCGGCCGCGGGCGGCTGA
- a CDS encoding AfsR/SARP family transcriptional regulator, with the protein MTFGILGPVCVRVGGTQSIELSGKQSVVLASLLLNVNTTVSKDRLIAALWDKPPHSAVSNLHTYVGQLRKSLPTGTRLLTKGSGYLLQAGTEEVDLLTFDQEVRLARLEAERGETESAVERFKHALALWRGRPAEGIPLRDDLLAGLAEVEEWRTQARLDYAELKLRLGHSQEVTGDLRRLLTEQPLRERTWYLLMLAYARAGQRDKALDAYRQARDVLVEELGVEPGEDLKRLQAMILGGNLPSITSGPQGRGICQLPPDIADFAGRQAELSSAIEALCPGRQRATASEGAVRTTPTLPLCVISGQAGAGKTALAVHVAHRLRRDFPDGQLYITLRGEDNRPTAPEEALGRLLRMLGIDGAAVPAGLEERAELYRGRLANRRYLVVLDDAADEGQLTPLLPGTPGCAVLITSRRRLTALPAARMIDLPLMPPGEALELLRSLIGPERAAGAPGEAGTLVRLCGGLPLAVRIAGAQLAARPHWGLDQLVTRLSDSRGRLRRLTHGSLSVRDGLAVGLQELNPPARRLFRLLGLLEAPDFAAWAAAALLDLPHTEAEDLIEQLVDVRLLDVAGRDRTGQTRFRFHDLTRAYARECAEADEPEDERLAAVRRALSAWLALTRQAHLRWCGGDHPVQRARSVLWSPGSETAERLVRDPLAWVDSERAGIVAAVSQSAALGAYELCWELASAATHLFETRGRYDEWRTTHEIALRSAHASGDSLGQAMMLNGLARLRLARVDHAPARYEPATGDLAPAAGLGTEITVM; encoded by the coding sequence GTGACCTTCGGTATCTTGGGGCCGGTATGCGTCCGCGTGGGCGGGACGCAGTCCATCGAGTTGAGCGGCAAGCAGAGCGTGGTCCTGGCCAGTCTGCTGCTCAACGTCAACACCACGGTGTCCAAGGACCGGCTGATCGCCGCACTGTGGGACAAACCTCCTCATTCGGCGGTCTCCAACCTGCACACGTACGTCGGGCAGCTGCGAAAGTCGCTGCCGACGGGGACCCGCCTCCTCACCAAGGGCTCCGGCTACCTGCTGCAGGCCGGAACGGAGGAGGTCGATCTGCTCACGTTCGACCAGGAGGTACGGCTGGCCCGGCTGGAGGCCGAAAGGGGCGAGACCGAGTCCGCGGTCGAGCGGTTCAAGCACGCGCTGGCGCTGTGGCGCGGGCGGCCCGCCGAGGGCATCCCGCTGAGGGACGACCTGCTCGCCGGCCTCGCCGAGGTGGAGGAGTGGCGCACGCAGGCGCGCCTCGACTACGCGGAGCTGAAACTCCGTCTGGGGCACTCGCAAGAGGTCACCGGTGATCTCCGCCGCCTGCTGACCGAGCAGCCGCTGCGGGAGAGAACGTGGTATCTCCTCATGCTGGCGTACGCGCGCGCCGGGCAGCGGGACAAGGCGCTGGACGCCTACCGTCAGGCCCGCGACGTGCTCGTGGAGGAGCTGGGCGTCGAACCCGGGGAGGACCTCAAACGCCTGCAGGCCATGATCCTCGGCGGCAACCTGCCGTCCATCACGTCCGGGCCGCAGGGCAGGGGCATCTGCCAGTTGCCGCCGGACATCGCCGACTTCGCCGGCAGGCAAGCGGAGCTGTCGTCCGCGATCGAGGCGCTCTGCCCGGGCCGGCAGCGGGCGACGGCGTCCGAGGGCGCCGTGAGGACGACGCCGACGTTGCCCCTGTGCGTGATCTCAGGCCAGGCGGGGGCGGGCAAGACCGCCCTGGCCGTCCACGTCGCCCACCGCCTCCGGCGGGACTTCCCCGACGGGCAGCTGTACATCACCCTGCGCGGCGAGGACAACCGTCCCACAGCCCCGGAGGAGGCGCTGGGCCGGCTCCTGCGCATGCTGGGGATCGACGGCGCCGCCGTCCCGGCGGGGCTGGAGGAGCGGGCGGAACTGTACCGCGGCCGGCTGGCCAACCGGCGCTACCTGGTGGTGCTCGACGACGCGGCGGACGAAGGACAGCTCACCCCGCTGCTGCCGGGCACGCCGGGGTGCGCGGTCCTGATCACCAGCAGGCGCCGCCTGACCGCCCTGCCCGCGGCGCGGATGATCGATCTGCCGCTGATGCCGCCCGGTGAGGCGCTCGAACTCCTGCGGAGCCTCATCGGCCCCGAGCGGGCGGCCGGAGCCCCGGGCGAGGCCGGCACGCTCGTGCGGTTGTGCGGTGGCCTGCCGCTGGCGGTACGGATCGCCGGCGCCCAGCTCGCGGCCCGGCCGCATTGGGGGCTGGACCAGCTGGTCACCAGGCTGAGCGACAGCCGCGGCCGCCTACGCCGGCTCACCCACGGCTCCCTGTCGGTCCGGGACGGCCTCGCCGTGGGCCTCCAGGAGCTGAACCCGCCGGCACGGAGGCTGTTCCGCCTGCTCGGCCTGCTGGAGGCCCCCGACTTCGCCGCCTGGGCCGCCGCCGCCCTGCTCGACCTGCCGCACACCGAGGCCGAGGACCTGATCGAGCAGCTGGTGGACGTCCGCCTCCTCGACGTCGCCGGCCGTGACCGGACGGGGCAGACGCGCTTCCGCTTCCACGACCTGACGCGCGCGTACGCGCGAGAATGCGCCGAGGCCGACGAGCCCGAGGACGAACGTCTCGCCGCGGTGCGACGCGCCTTGAGCGCCTGGCTCGCCCTCACCCGCCAGGCGCACCTCCGGTGGTGCGGCGGAGACCACCCCGTACAGCGGGCCCGCAGCGTCCTCTGGTCGCCCGGTTCTGAGACAGCCGAACGCCTCGTACGGGACCCGCTCGCCTGGGTGGACTCCGAACGAGCGGGCATCGTGGCGGCGGTCAGCCAGAGCGCGGCGCTGGGCGCGTACGAGCTGTGCTGGGAACTCGCCTCCGCCGCCACGCACCTGTTCGAGACCCGCGGCCGCTACGACGAATGGCGCACCACGCACGAGATCGCCCTGCGCAGCGCGCATGCGTCCGGCGACAGCCTCGGGCAGGCGATGATGCTCAACGGGCTCGCCCGCCTGCGCCTCGCCCGCGTCGACCATGCGCCGGCACGCTACGAGCCGGCGACCGGCGACCTGGCGCCGGCCGCCGGTCTGGGCACGGAGATCACCGTCATGTGA
- a CDS encoding AfsR/SARP family transcriptional regulator, translating into MSRTTHGFRILGGVKVMIETTEILLPPQQRTVLAVLLLNAGVPVSADYLADVLWGEAVPDTYRSRIRMLIAKLRAACGSALITTSDRGYILHVGPGELDSEVFADLVGQARRATAEYALPLYEKALALWGGPPLPEIDHPFAEAAVARLRELHATAVEERAELMLAQGRPAEVVTELRAVVVAHPSRERPHAQLMRALAETGRTAEALDVYHRLRDHLREELGTEPAPSLRELHGRLLRAKSSAAPARPRQLPFAPGRLLDRQAELDRLTLISEGAARTVAIVGPAGIGKTSLALHWAHEHADLFPDGQLFLDLHGFDQGPATADPLARLLIALGHLAQDVPVDPQAQLSLYRSSLAGRRMLIVLDNAAGSAQVRPLLPGEPSCLTLVTSRDRLTGLVALEGAQRVALDGLPPESSLELLASTAGRGRIDAEPDAAAELVRLCGQLPLALRVAGARLADHPHLTIAGYVKQLTEHGRLTGLHIEGDEGAAVRQALSLSYQALSPAARRMFRLMNLVPGDGITTRAAAALADVGVAEAEALLNALTRVHLATETGAGRYTCHDLVAEFARESGTTEDDRAAVLRLLEFYLHSVAAVADVAYSRPVDLLDDAPGESGPPAVRFDSPKDADAWLTSEWVNVTAAIEHAAELRMDGIVWRLAHAMRAVLYRKRWLPVWLRLTRLGLASAQRDRDVLGEAAMRLSLGLAHVCTGDYRLSAEELGRATASCRKAGWRSGEADALRAEGTALALVGSSRQAVTKTRHALRIYESIGDRGRQASSVNNLGVMLRQLGKLADAEECLERAIVMAEEIGPKELHALTLVGLGMVRQEQGRLGEALPILRRALRLGSSAGMVYGQVTALEGIAAVHADAERHLQALLARREMLALARQIEDHGHEVLALIGLARAELCLGQPAGDRLRAAWRQAEDLGHRQGGVEAALALSELASREGRYREARAHAGSALRRAAQGWVLSVGRARIALAVADLGEREYDQCVRQCELAVRTLARTGQRLDLARALIVLGRARERTGNARGARSARRRAQAVLAELGAPAQHGVLAGL; encoded by the coding sequence AACGCCGGCGTCCCGGTGTCGGCCGACTATCTGGCGGACGTCTTGTGGGGCGAGGCCGTACCCGATACGTACCGCTCCAGGATCCGCATGCTGATCGCCAAGCTGCGGGCCGCGTGCGGCAGCGCGCTGATCACCACCAGCGATCGCGGCTACATCCTCCACGTGGGACCTGGCGAGCTTGACTCCGAGGTGTTCGCCGACCTCGTGGGTCAGGCGCGGCGCGCCACCGCGGAGTACGCCCTGCCCCTCTATGAGAAGGCACTCGCCCTGTGGGGCGGCCCACCGCTGCCGGAGATCGACCACCCGTTCGCCGAGGCCGCGGTCGCGCGGCTCCGGGAGCTGCACGCCACCGCGGTCGAGGAGCGGGCGGAGCTGATGCTGGCCCAGGGGCGACCGGCCGAGGTCGTCACAGAACTGCGGGCCGTCGTCGTCGCCCACCCCTCCAGAGAGCGTCCGCACGCTCAGCTCATGCGGGCCCTGGCCGAGACCGGCAGGACGGCCGAGGCCCTGGACGTCTACCACAGGCTCCGCGACCACCTGCGCGAGGAGCTCGGCACGGAGCCGGCCCCTTCGCTCCGCGAGCTGCACGGCCGGCTGCTGCGCGCGAAGTCGTCGGCGGCGCCGGCCAGGCCCCGCCAGCTGCCGTTCGCTCCCGGCCGGCTGCTCGACCGGCAGGCCGAGCTCGACCGGCTCACCCTGATCAGCGAGGGAGCGGCCAGAACGGTCGCCATCGTCGGCCCCGCGGGCATCGGCAAGACGAGCCTGGCGCTGCACTGGGCGCACGAACACGCGGACCTGTTCCCCGACGGGCAGCTCTTCCTCGACCTGCATGGCTTCGACCAGGGCCCGGCCACCGCAGATCCACTCGCGCGGCTGCTCATCGCCCTGGGGCACCTGGCTCAGGACGTGCCGGTGGACCCGCAGGCGCAGCTCTCGCTCTACCGATCGTCGCTGGCCGGACGCCGGATGCTCATCGTGCTGGACAACGCGGCCGGCTCCGCGCAGGTGCGGCCCCTGCTGCCTGGCGAGCCGAGCTGCCTGACGCTCGTCACGAGCCGCGATCGGCTCACCGGCCTGGTGGCGCTGGAGGGGGCGCAGCGCGTCGCGCTGGACGGCCTGCCTCCTGAGTCCTCCCTTGAACTCCTGGCGAGCACCGCCGGCCGCGGCAGGATCGACGCCGAACCGGACGCCGCCGCCGAACTGGTCCGCCTGTGCGGGCAACTGCCGCTCGCGCTCCGGGTCGCCGGCGCCCGCCTGGCCGATCATCCGCACCTGACGATCGCCGGCTACGTGAAGCAGCTGACGGAGCACGGACGGCTGACGGGGCTGCACATCGAGGGGGACGAGGGCGCGGCCGTGCGTCAGGCGCTGTCGCTGTCGTACCAGGCGCTCTCCCCGGCGGCCCGCAGGATGTTCCGCCTGATGAACCTGGTCCCCGGTGACGGCATCACCACCCGCGCGGCGGCGGCCCTCGCCGACGTGGGCGTCGCCGAGGCGGAAGCCCTGCTGAACGCCCTCACCCGGGTCCACCTGGCCACCGAGACGGGCGCGGGCCGCTACACCTGCCACGACCTGGTGGCGGAGTTCGCGCGCGAGTCGGGCACCACGGAGGACGACCGCGCCGCCGTCCTCCGCCTGCTGGAGTTCTACCTGCACAGCGTCGCCGCGGTGGCGGACGTGGCCTACTCCCGCCCGGTCGACCTGCTCGACGATGCACCGGGCGAGAGTGGGCCGCCCGCCGTACGCTTCGACTCCCCCAAGGACGCGGACGCGTGGCTCACGAGCGAGTGGGTGAACGTCACCGCGGCCATCGAGCACGCCGCCGAACTGCGGATGGACGGGATCGTCTGGCGGCTCGCGCATGCCATGCGCGCCGTGCTCTACCGCAAGCGCTGGCTGCCCGTCTGGCTGCGCCTGACCCGGCTCGGGCTCGCGAGCGCGCAGCGGGACCGCGACGTGCTCGGCGAGGCCGCCATGCGCCTGTCACTCGGCCTGGCGCACGTCTGCACCGGCGACTACCGGCTCTCGGCCGAGGAACTGGGCCGCGCGACAGCCTCCTGCCGCAAGGCCGGATGGCGAAGCGGCGAAGCGGACGCCCTCCGCGCCGAAGGCACGGCGCTCGCCCTGGTCGGCTCGTCCAGGCAGGCCGTCACCAAGACGCGCCACGCGTTGCGGATCTACGAGTCGATCGGCGACAGGGGGCGCCAGGCCTCCAGCGTCAACAACCTCGGCGTGATGCTGCGCCAGCTGGGGAAGCTGGCGGACGCGGAGGAGTGCCTGGAACGGGCGATCGTCATGGCCGAGGAGATCGGCCCCAAGGAGCTGCACGCCCTGACGCTGGTCGGGCTCGGGATGGTCCGGCAGGAGCAGGGGCGGCTCGGCGAGGCCCTGCCCATTCTGCGGCGCGCGCTGAGGCTCGGCTCGTCGGCCGGGATGGTGTACGGGCAGGTGACGGCGCTGGAGGGGATAGCCGCCGTGCACGCCGACGCCGAGCGGCACCTGCAGGCGCTGCTGGCCAGAAGGGAGATGCTCGCCCTGGCCAGACAGATCGAGGACCACGGTCATGAGGTCCTCGCCCTCATCGGCCTGGCACGCGCGGAGCTCTGCCTCGGGCAGCCGGCCGGTGACCGGCTACGGGCCGCCTGGCGCCAGGCCGAGGACCTCGGTCACCGCCAGGGCGGCGTCGAGGCCGCGCTCGCTCTGTCGGAGCTGGCCTCCCGTGAGGGCCGCTACCGGGAGGCCCGCGCCCACGCCGGGTCCGCGCTGCGCAGGGCGGCTCAGGGATGGGTCCTGAGCGTGGGCAGGGCGCGGATCGCGCTGGCCGTCGCCGATCTCGGCGAGCGCGAGTACGACCAGTGCGTCAGGCAGTGCGAGCTGGCGGTGCGCACCTTGGCCCGCACCGGTCAGCGGCTCGACCTGGCCCGTGCGCTGATCGTCCTGGGGCGGGCACGCGAGCGGACGGGTAACGCGCGCGGCGCCCGTTCCGCCCGGCGGCGGGCGCAGGCGGTGCTGGCCGAGCTCGGCGCGCCCGCGCAGCACGGCGTACTCGCCGGACTCTGA